In one window of Hyalangium gracile DNA:
- a CDS encoding adenylosuccinate synthase — protein sequence MPNVVVVGAQWGDEGKGKVVDLLTEHAQVVVRFQGGNNAGHTLVVGGQKTVLHLIPSGILHPGKTCVIGNGVVVDPAVLVGEIDALKTRGFLKDDSHLLISDNAHVIFPWHKLLDSFREKARGGSAIGTTGRGIGPAYEDKVARRGIRVRDLLQPERLRKRIDERLPVALEELRELCRQANEPVPTLEAAKLVSDFSALGERLRPHVGDASLFLAGQVARGARILFEGAQGTLLDVDHGTYPYVTSSNCVAGNAAVGSGLGPTTIDRVMGISKAYTTRVGGGPFPTELTDALGDQLRKVGDEYGATTGRPRRCGWLDGVVLRYAVRVNGLSSLALTKMDVLSGIKSLQLCNAYELDGQRVTELPGDYEDLARVKPVYETLPGWDEKLAGVRTFDELPENAKRYVRRVEEISGVPVTCISVGADRGETVLLQNPFRS from the coding sequence ATGCCGAACGTCGTCGTGGTGGGAGCGCAGTGGGGAGATGAGGGCAAGGGCAAGGTCGTCGACCTGCTCACCGAGCATGCCCAGGTCGTGGTGCGTTTTCAGGGCGGCAACAACGCCGGCCATACCCTGGTGGTGGGGGGCCAGAAGACCGTCCTGCACCTGATTCCCTCGGGCATCCTGCATCCGGGGAAGACCTGCGTCATCGGCAATGGCGTGGTGGTGGACCCGGCGGTGCTCGTCGGGGAGATCGACGCGCTGAAGACGCGGGGCTTCCTCAAGGATGACTCGCACCTGCTCATCTCGGACAACGCACACGTCATCTTCCCGTGGCACAAGCTGCTGGACTCGTTCCGTGAGAAGGCCCGAGGCGGCAGCGCCATCGGCACCACGGGCCGGGGCATCGGCCCGGCGTACGAGGACAAGGTGGCCCGGCGGGGCATCCGCGTGAGGGATCTGCTCCAGCCCGAGCGCCTGCGGAAGCGCATCGACGAGCGGCTGCCCGTGGCGCTCGAGGAGCTGCGCGAGCTGTGCCGGCAGGCCAACGAGCCGGTGCCCACGCTGGAGGCCGCCAAGCTCGTCTCCGACTTCTCCGCGCTGGGCGAGCGCCTGCGGCCCCACGTGGGGGACGCCTCGCTCTTCCTGGCCGGGCAGGTGGCTCGCGGCGCGCGCATCCTCTTCGAGGGCGCCCAGGGCACGCTGCTGGACGTGGATCACGGCACCTACCCGTACGTCACCAGCTCCAACTGCGTGGCGGGCAACGCGGCGGTGGGCTCGGGGCTGGGGCCCACGACGATCGACCGGGTGATGGGCATCAGCAAGGCCTACACCACGCGCGTGGGCGGCGGCCCGTTCCCCACCGAGCTCACCGACGCGCTGGGCGACCAGCTGCGCAAGGTGGGAGACGAGTACGGCGCCACCACGGGCCGCCCGCGGCGCTGTGGTTGGCTGGACGGCGTGGTGCTGCGCTACGCGGTGCGCGTCAACGGCCTGAGCAGCCTGGCCCTGACGAAGATGGACGTGCTCTCGGGGATCAAGTCGCTCCAGCTCTGCAACGCCTATGAGCTGGATGGCCAGCGCGTCACCGAGCTGCCGGGCGACTACGAGGACCTGGCCCGCGTCAAGCCCGTCTACGAGACGCTGCCGGGCTGGGACGAGAAGCTCGCCGGGGTGCGCACCTTCGACGAGCTGCCGGAGAACGCCAAGCGCTACGTCCGCCGCGTGGAGGAGATCAGCGGCGTGCCGGTGACGTGCATCTCCGTGGGCGCGGACCGGGGC